The Coffea eugenioides isolate CCC68of chromosome 8, Ceug_1.0, whole genome shotgun sequence genome has a segment encoding these proteins:
- the LOC113780500 gene encoding uncharacterized protein LOC113780500, with translation MFTPFRGLGGNPKFMRLYCYLGPLKKGFKDDLRSLIALDGCHLKGTYRGQLLTAIAADPNNGWWPIAWAVVEREATEQWVWFLKYLSDDLEIENQFHYTFISDQQKGLDRALAEVLPNCEHRYCVQHMYRNFKKKHPSLPLKDRLWNIANSTTEELYNKAMAELKDFDNETYQWVKNGPTPRHWCKAFFPTHTKSDMLVNDLGGSFNAHILEARDQPIITMLEMIREYLMDRIRKRKSAMERYDCPTGPLINKIIENRVKIVSQWMPIWNAMHSYQVKGPRGAQFAVDMEKKNCSCRLWEVSGIPCCHAITAILLRNEDPRQYLNVCYRRGLFLKLYENVLQPISGENHWPPSTMPELEPPVSVTQPGKPRKARRRDTTEGKNHGRRLRRRIIIHCRKCGAAGHNAATCKQPTNEQWQQDTSNELVTQQSSARRRRQTVMQSEIPQQQQVDEAAHEQPQQQPGQQQPHEIHDHEPGHHQPQQQQQTSTPSSSERACPPIRSRKTSTRKPLTDAEKGAINANYAYLGKEPPYTIGSWRGKWSGRGRGRGRQTTKDKGRGRAN, from the exons ATGTTTACTCCATTTAGAGGGCTTGGGGGCAACCCAAAATTTATGAGACTCTACTGCTATCTAGGGCCATTGAAGAAAGGATTTAAGGATGATTTGAGGTCATTGATAGCATTGGATGGGTGTCATTTGAAGGGGACTTATAGAGGGCAGTTATTGACTGCCATTGCAGCTGACCCTAATAATGGGTGGTGGCCCATTGCCTGGGCAGTTGTAGAGAGAGAAGCTACGGAGCAGTGGGTGTGGTTCTTGAAATACCTCAGTGATGATTTGGAAATTGAAAATCAATTTCATTATACCTTTATTTCTGACCAACAAAAG GGGTTGGATAGAGCATTAGCTGAAGTTCTTCCAAATTGTGAGCATAGGTATTGTGTCCAACACATGTATCGAAACTTCAAGAAGAAACATCCAAGTTTGCCTCTTAAGGATAGGCTGTGGAACATTGCCAACAGCACAACAGAGGAACTCTACAATAAAGCAATGGCAGAACTCAAAGATTTTGATAACGAGACATATCAGTGGGTAAAAAATGGTCCAACTCCTCGGCATTGGTGCAAGGCCTTCTTTCCGACTCATACAAAGAGTGACATGCTGGTCAATGACTTGGGTGGGTCTTTTAATGCACATATTCTTGAGGCTAGAGACCAGCCAATTATAACAATGCTGGAAATGATCAGGGAGTACCTTATGGATAGGATCCGGAAGAGAAAATCAGCAATGGAAAGATATGATTGCCCAACTGGACCTCTAATCAACAAAATTATTGAAAATAGGGTAAAAATTGTAAGTCAGTGGATGCCTATTTGGAATGCAATGCATAGCTACCAGGTAAAAGGACCAAGAGGGGCCCAATTTGCCGTAGATATGGAGAAAAAGAATTGCAGTTGCAGGTTATGGGAGGTTAGTGGCATTCCATGTTGTCACGCCATTACTGCCATTCTTTTGAGGAATGAAGACCCACGGCAGTACTTGAATGTTTGTTATAGAAGGGGGCTATTCTTGAAACTTTATGAAAATGTGTTACAACCAATTAGTGGTGAGAATCATTGGCCCCCATCAACAATGCCTGAATTGGAGCCCCCGGTATCAGTAACTCAACCTGGAAAGCCTAGAAAGGCTAGAAGAAGGGACACAACTGAAGGCAAGAATCACGGTAGAAGACTAAGAAGAAGGATCATTATTCATTGTCGAAAATGTGGGGCGGCTGGTCATAATGCAGCAACATGCAAGCAGCCAACCAATGAACAATGGCAGCAAGACACTTCAAATGAACTTGTGACGCAGCAATCAAGTGCAAGAAGGAGGAGACAGACA GTTATGCAGTCAGAAATACCACAGCAACAACAGGTTGATGAAGCTGCGCATGAGCAGCCACAACAGCAACCAGGCCAGCAACAACCACATGAAATCCATGATCATGAACCTGGGCACCACCAACCACAACAACAGCAACAAACATCTACCCCAAGCTCGAGTGAAAGGGCTTGTCCACCAATCCGTAGCAGGAAAACTTCAACTAGGAAACCACTCACTGATGCAGAAAAAGGAGCCATAAATGCTAACTATGCATATTTGGGTAAGGAGCCACCGTACACAATTGGTTCTTGGAGAGGAAAGTGGAGTGGAAGAGGTAGAGGGAGAGGAAGACAAACCACAAAAGACAAGGGACGGGGAAGAGCTAATTAA
- the LOC113779259 gene encoding dynamin-related protein 3A-like, which produces MHDINQAPSIIHLTEPPSLLRPLERGTEYQTEIIVMKLLLQSYYDIVRKNVQDLVPKAIMHFLVNDIRRDLLGIFIKKLYRESLFEELLWEHDDDVLKRKQTGEMFLILQQAIQTLDKVVADVSSTTPSSDTNDASILPRFH; this is translated from the exons ATGCATGATATTAATCAAGCACCTTCCATTATTCACCTTACCGAG CCACCATCCTTATTAAGGCCGCTGGAAAGAGGAACAGAGTACCAAACTGAGATTATAGTTATGAAATTGCTTCTTCAGTCATACTATGACATTGTTCGGAAGAATGTTCAGGACTTGGTGCCAAAGGCTATAATGCATTTTCTG GTCAACGATATTAGAAGGGATCTTCTTGGCATATTCATAAAGAAATTGTACAG AGAAAGCCTTTTTGAAGAGTTGTTATGGGAACATGATGATGATGTCTTGAAAAGAAAACAGACtggtgaaatgtttcttattcTGCAACAAGCTATTCAG aCGCTTGACAAGGTTGTCGCTGATGTTTCTTCTACAACGCCAAGCAGTGATACTAATGACGCCTCAATTTTGCCAAGGTTCCATTGA